The genome window GCAGTATGCgacaatttttttaatgaaaaatcaaaattctaTTTTGATCAATtcataactatatatatttgaaacaaaaaaaaaaaaaaaaaaaatcaaacgaGAATTCTGAATCATCATatataaatcaaaaaaatttcatatatttttcatattgaatttaatttttatttcgaataaaaatatatcgttagatTCGTAACAGAtccaaatacaaatataattttccaaaattaaacaaaatatttGTGAGCCCAATAATGGAGCTACAACAGTCCCAGCCACCCATCATGTAATATAAATGTCGTCCTTCCATAAGAACAAAGAGTCaacatattacatatattatgggtctgtttggtaaagtgaaaaaattgatttttaatgctaacagaaaaactgagcttaaagttgTATAATATGCTGTGAGATGTTTGacgaactaaaaactgacgctagcgagaatactgttgaattaaagtattataatgttagattttatgatttttatactaaattttgttattaaatgactttttttattaaaaaataatttgaagtataaaatataatattttaaaattataaattattttttatgtaacaTGAGATAAAAGAatgttaatataaattatttttttaactaaagTAAATAAAGAAATGTTAATAAAAAATGTGGAGAAATTAAGATTAAGtttgttttataaaaaaattaataaactgTGTAATGATTAAGTTGTTGAACCCTGATGAGGATCAGGGGAGATTATTGAAGAATGCATACAATAGGGGCCGAAGACTGAAACTCAAAGAGAAGCAGGGACATGTAACAGCCCTGCAAGCTGACTTGATCGTGGACAAGCCAGCTGGGGAATCGGCCACATCAGCAGAGGAAGGAGTGGAAGATACTATAAGTTCAATCAAAGCAGTAGAGATGGGAAGATCTCCTTAATTGAAGGAAGATATTAGAGTCAACTATTTATTTAATAAGCATAATATTACCACCAATAATGTAGCCTAATAATTAGGCTTGAATTATAGTTTCCTGATTCTAGTTTCCTTAACAAGTATGGTTGATATGTAAACGTCTGGGGTATAAGAACCAGACCAGTATCAAGTATTGGTATCgaacaaattatataaaaaaaactgaGAGTTATTCTCAAACCCTTTGTTTTCTTGTCTTCAAgtaagttcaagaattcatcaAACCCAcagaacttcaaaaaaaaaatgtttagccTTCACGAAATTTTATAAAATGcttattttagaaaatataaatattgcttctcaaaaaaagaaatatataaatattgacAATAATTAAAAGGGGGGCCCTActcattttttaaaagaaaaactagtaAACTTTAGTATCATGTAATGGCCCCATGTGAgttgtaacttttttttaaaaaaaaaacactaaacgCCATTAAAACCTCAAAAGAAGCTTCTTTTAAGAAAACCGCTGGCATTAGTCAACAGTACCGCTGGCATTTATGTTGCGTTTCGCAGGGCGCGGCTCCGCTTGTGGagccgccctgccaaacaggAGGTATATATGTGCGTGCCTCATCAACTACAAAGCTAACTTGACATTTTTGGAGCTTCTTTCTTCTGACTTTGAGAATCGACATGGTGGGAGAACTTCAAGAACTGCTGCTTCCAATCATTAGTAAGTCATCTTAGTTtccatgtcttttttttataaaacaaataattaataatcaaGAGATATTAATCATATAAGCGTCCCCTAATTCGTAGCCTTCAAATTCACTATACTGTAATAAATCTATATATACGTTGttcttgaattctcaaataCCAAGTCGTTTTTCCCATTCACATCTCATGAGGGGAAAAACAGAGATGCTATCTTCTTCAGGAGATATTCATGCTAATTCATCTCTAGGTCGATGATTCCGAGAAGATCATTAGGTAAACAACACAAGAACTATTTTACCAACTAAAAGAGAAGTAAGAACTGTCGAAGGTGGGCAGAAGATAAgtaaagaatttttttaatgtctATTATTTCTGTATGGTTTCGGCAGGTCAGCCAGACTCTACAAATGGATTCTCTCAGCACAGAAGTTATCTGTGGTGGCTGCGATTGGCTACCTACACATTCTTTCTCCTTGCAGGACAATCAGTGGCTATGCTATTGGGAAGACTCTACTTTGACAAAGGTGGAAACAGCAAATGGATGGAAACGCTTGTGCAAAGTGCAGCTTTCCCAGTGCTCATCCCCTGCTATTACTTTGTAGCCAAAAGTGCTGATGCAAAAGTCATATATGGAAACCCACCATCAACTCTGGTCCTTTTATCAATTTATCTCGTAATTGGTATACTTCAGGCAGCAACAAGCATGTTGTATTCGCTAGGATTATTATACCTTCCAGTGTCTACCTATTCCCTGATTTGTGCATCACAATTGGCCTTTAAtgccttcttctcttttcttcttaatGCACAAAAGTTCACTCCTTTCATTATCAATTCTCTAGTCCTCCTCACCATCTCTTCCATACTCCTCGTGTTTCAATCCGAAGAATCCACAGACTCTACTGAAGTCTCTAAGACAAAGTATGCAATCGGGTTTTTATGCACTGTTGCCGCATCAGCTGGGTGCGGATTGATACTTTCACTAACACAACTCACCTTTCAGAAGGTCCTAAAACACGAAAATTTGAAGGCAGTTTTGGATTTGATTGTGTATCCTTCACTGGTTGCGACTTGTGCCGCTCTGGTGGGACTTTTTGCTAGTGGCGAATGGAAGGGTTTAGAGGGAGAGATGGAGGGTTTTGAGCTGGGAAAGTTGCCTTACCTCATGACACTAATGTGGACAGCTATAGGCTGGCAGATTTCCAGCATTGGGTGTGTAGCAATAATTTTTGAGGTTTCCTCACTCTTCTCCAATGCCATTAGTGCTCTGGGTATGCCTATCGTCCCTGTTCTAGCAGTGTTCATCTTCCGTGACAAGCTTAATGGGGTGAAGGTGATGTCTATGGTGTTGGCAATTTGGGGCTTTGTTTCTTATGTCTATCAGAACTATCTTGATGATTTGGGGTCCAAGAAAGATAACAGAAATGTCAATGAAGTTCCCAATGACTCTCCTTCCAGGATATCCACAAATGAATAGGAAAGTCTTCTATGAATCAGTGTAAAACTTATTCTATGAATGAACTAGTTGACTATATAACAAGCAAATGCCCCCAAAAGAAACTTTTGGGTAGCTAATATAATGCATCTATGTATATTGT of Tripterygium wilfordii isolate XIE 37 chromosome 13, ASM1340144v1, whole genome shotgun sequence contains these proteins:
- the LOC120012913 gene encoding purine permease 21-like, which gives rise to MVGELQELLLPIISQPDSTNGFSQHRSYLWWLRLATYTFFLLAGQSVAMLLGRLYFDKGGNSKWMETLVQSAAFPVLIPCYYFVAKSADAKVIYGNPPSTLVLLSIYLVIGILQAATSMLYSLGLLYLPVSTYSLICASQLAFNAFFSFLLNAQKFTPFIINSLVLLTISSILLVFQSEESTDSTEVSKTKYAIGFLCTVAASAGCGLILSLTQLTFQKVLKHENLKAVLDLIVYPSLVATCAALVGLFASGEWKGLEGEMEGFELGKLPYLMTLMWTAIGWQISSIGCVAIIFEVSSLFSNAISALGMPIVPVLAVFIFRDKLNGVKVMSMVLAIWGFVSYVYQNYLDDLGSKKDNRNVNEVPNDSPSRISTNE